AATCTAAATGGTATTTTCACAACTTTAGATGAGAAGAAAAAAGAGAGCATAAAAGAGAAGTTTAATCTCTCTTTAGATATGAAAGATGATGACGGACAGGTAAAATTTGATATTAAAAATATAAATAATAAGAGATATGTCTCAGATTTCAGTGGAGATGGAACATTTAAACTGGGAAAAGAGAGTATTGGTTTTGGTCTTAATTCCAATATCATCTCTTTAAAGGGAGAGTATCAAAAGAGCAAAGAAAAACTTCTTTTGAAAGATGGAAATAAATATTCTCTTGAGTATGATTTGAAATCTAAAAAACTGATAAGTGGAGAGGGAAAAATTCCTATAACCATTTTAAATAACAGATTTCTTTTAGATTATTCTGGAGAAAATAATATCTTAAAAATAAACAGATTTTCAATATTTAATGAGATTGGAATCAATCATGAGTTTTTTAAAGGAACTGTTGATCTAAACACTATGAGCTATGACCTTGAATTTCCAGGTGAGAAATTTTACATTCAGGATTTTATGACCAGTGGAAAAGAAAGCATCCTGGAAGGTAAGATAAAAGGTTTTATATCAGGTTCTGGAGAGAAAAATAAAACAGATCTGGAAATATCAGATTTGACACTTAACTATTTAGGTGAGATTAAAAATATAAATGGTAAATTCACTATGAATAAAGATAAAAATACAGATTTTGATTTTTCAGGTGAAATTGGAAATATAAAATATAAAGAGTATAGCTTACAGGGATTACGTGCTGTATTTAGAATGAAAGACAACCTCTTTGAAGTGAAGACTTTTAATAATGATTTTGTAAAATTCAAAGGTGTTGCAGATTTAAATCATGATACCTTAGATATGAAGGCTAAGATAAAAGCCCTTCCTCTTACAAAATTCAATGTGGATAAACCGGATATATTTATAGGTGATGTACAGGGATTTATTTCAGGTAAAATTTCAGATCCACAGGGAAGAATTGCTATAAATGATGTACAAATGGAGATAAATAATGGACAGCCTATTCTTGTAAAAGGTGAAATAGACTTTAATAATAGGAGATTTTATACTGATAATTTAAAAATAAACAATACCACTGTAAAAGGTGAATATGATATTGAAGATAGAAATTATTGGATGAAGGCAAATATTATTGAGGAAAATATTGGAAGATACTATGGAGATACCAATTTAAAATATCGTGTAATTGGTACAATTAATGTTAAAGGTCAGGAAAAAAACATACATAGTAGCTTAAAGTCAACTTTGGATAAGATGTATATTCAGGGAAATCATCTTCCAAATGTATATGTAGAAGCAAATTATGATAGTGACAATCTTCTGGATGGTATTTTAAAAGTAAATGAGATTACTTTTAGCAACAGTGATTTAGAAGAGATAGCTAAATTAAAAGGAAATTTTGATTTAAAAGAGAAAAAACTGGTATTAAATCTCAATAGACAGGAGATTCCTCTTATAAAACTTAAAGAATATATACCTTTAAAAAATGTAAAAGGAAATATAGTACTGGAAGGTAATGTAGGTGGAACAGTTCCTGAGTTAAAATACAATCTTTCAATAAAAAGTGATAAATTGGAAATTGAAGGTGTTGAATTCAATAAGATTATTACAGGTGTAAGTGGTGACTTACACAGGGTAAATCTGGATGAGTTTTCTTTTAAATATCTTGAAAATCTCTTTTATTCTAAAGGAAATTATAATATAGAAAATGGAAAATATATCTATAGTGCTAATTCAAAAAGGATAAATTTAGGATTTTTAAATATATTTTTAAACAAGTATGATATTGATAATATAAATGGAGATGCAATATTTGACTTGCAGTTAACTAACGATAAAAATAGTGGTTTTTTAACAATAAAGGATTTTAATTTAGAAAAAAAAGATTTGTTCTTGAAATTAACAGATTTTAACAGTACAATATTACTAGCAGGGGATAAACTTTCAATTCAGGATTTAAAAGGAAAAATAAATCATGGAGAGATAGGATTTAAAGGTTACATAACATTGCCCACCTTGAAGGATATAACCGAAAATCCTTATTTTTATGAAAATCTAAAGTATGAAGCTACTCTTAATTTGAAAAACTTCGACTATAAATATGATAAATATTTCAATATTGACTTAAACAGTGATCTGACTTTTAAAAATCAGACTCTTTTAGGTCAGGTTGAAATAATAAAAGGAGAGGTTTTTGAGATACCTAGTAAAAAAGAAAGCATTTTTACAAAGATAAAAAACTTACTATTCAGCTCTGCATCTAAAACAGTTAACGACAGTGAAAGCCTAGGGAAGGACTTTAAGATAGAGACTGAATTTGCAAACTCTATAAATGTCAATGTTGGAATAAAAATAAGAGATGGAATAAAGCTTGATATAGACAGTTTAGTTCCAATGGTAAGTGATGTAAAAGGAAAGATAGAAGGAAGTGGAATAGTATCAGGAAATAATGGAAAATATCTTTTCTTAGGAAATGTTGAAGCTGTAGGAGCATCCTTAAGTGTCAATGACAACACCTTTGTTATAGATAGGGCCTTAGTTGCTTTTAATGATAAAAAAGTGTTCTTCCCTAAAATAAACCCTAGCATACTGGTTGATGCAAGTGTAGAGGTAAAAAATGATAAAATACTTCTTGCACTTAATGGAACACTTGATAATTTACAATTTAATATAAGTTCCAGAAATGGAAGCAGCAGTGGTAACTTGAACTCATTTTTAATGGGAGATGGAGATGGACAGGAAAATAATGATGCTACGGCAATGCTGCTAAGTAATATTTTAGGTGGTCAGGTAACACAGCTTTTAAAACCAATTTCAAATTTAGTAAAAAATACTTTGGGGCTATCGAAATTTAGAATAGCATCTAACGTAGTAACAGAGCAGACTGGAAATGCTTACAACACAGATACACAGCAGTCAAGATTTAAATTTGGTGCAGTTTTAGAAGCAGAAGATAATATATATAAAGATAAAATATGGTGGGTAGCAAGGGCTACACTATTGGAGGAGGATAGCGAACAGAATAATAATAAGAGTACAGATAACAATGGAGCATTTAAAGATTATGATTTTTCAATAGATTACAGGTTTGATTACACTAAGTCTATTGGAATAGGTGTTGGAAAACTTCCAGAAGATATGAAAAATACATCCAATGGAAATACCAAAAAGAACTTAAATTATCATATTGACTTTAAATTTCAGAAAAAATATGATAATCTATTAGATATCTTTATAAATAAATAGTGGAGGTAAAGATGAGAAAACAGTTGATAGTTTTATTAGTCTTCCTGTTAGGGATTTTTTCATTTGCTGATGTTACAAACTATGACATCAAAAAGATCGAAATAGTCAATAACAGAGAAGTCCCTTATGAAGTAGTACTAGGTGCTATGAAATCAAAACAGGGAGAAAAATATGTCACAGAAAATATGATTTCAGACTATAAGGCGATAAAAGATCTGAAATCTGTAGATGATGTCGCTATATACCCATCACCATTTGATGGTGGAATCAAATTAGTTGTTGACGTAACAGAAAATCCAAATGCAAAAAAGATTCTTGAGGGAGAGGGAATAATTCCATTATCAGAAAGAGAGAAGGTAGATACTACCCTTGTAGTTTCTGATGTTGAAGTTATCGGTAATACTCACCTATCAGACAGTGTTATAAGAACTCTTATACCTGTAAAAGCTGGAGAGTATTTTTCAAAGAACAAGATAATAGAAGGACATAAAAATCTAATAGAAAGTGGTTTCTTTAGAGATGTTATGCCTGATGTTATCAAAACCAGAGATGGTGTAAAGGTAGTTTATAATGTTTTAGAAAACCCAGTAATAAATGGTATTAACATAATTGGTAATACTGTTTATTCAACAAGTGATTTACTAAAAATTATACAGACTCAACCAGGAAAAGTATTTAATATCAATACTATCAGAGAAGATAGAGATAGAATAATGAAAAAATATCAGGATGATGGATATGTTCTTGCAGAAGTAACAGATATTGGATTAAATCCTAATCTTGAATTGGAAATATATCTTTCTGAGGGAGTTATCAGAAATATTCAACTTAAGAAAATGGTAACTAAACAGAAAGGTGCTAGAAGAAAGGCTACAGATGACGTTTTAAAAACAAAACCATATGTTATAGAAAGAGAGCTTGAAATTCATGATAATCAAATATTCAACTCTAGAAACTATGATGCTACTGTAGCTAACCTTATGAGACTTGGACATTTTAAAAATGTTAAGTATGAAGTTAGAGATATACCTGGAGATCCAGATGGTAGAGATATAATTCTTCTATTAGATGAAGAGAGAACAGCAATGTTACAAGGAGCTATCTCTTATGGTTCTGAAATTGGATTAATGGGAACATTATCTGTTAAAGACACTAACTGGCAAGGTAAAGGGCAAGAGCTTGGAGTTACATTTGAAAAATCAAATAAAGACTATACAAGTTTCTCAATAGACTTCTATGATCCATGGATTAAAGATACTGACAGAATTTCATGGGGATGGAGCTTATACAAAAACAGTTATGAAGACAGTGATAGTGCTGTATTTAATAAGATGGATACTTATGGTGGTAGATTGAGCATAGGTAAAGGTCTAAATAAATATGTAAGATTAGGTTTAGGAACTAAACTTGAATATGTAAAAGAAAAATCTGATATGAGTTATTTCTTTGATGCAAGAGATGGTCAGACATACTGGAGAGGATACAATAATGCCAAAGCTGAAGGACTTAATGACAAGTACTATATCTGGAGTATTTTCCCATCTATTACATATGACAGCAGAAACCATTATTGGAACCCAACAGCTGGTATATTTGCAAAACTTCAATTAGAAGGAGGTTATGCAAGTGGTTATAAAGCTGATACATTTGGTAACGTAACTGCAGAATTCAGAACTTACCACAGAGGATTATTCAAAAAGAATATATTCGCTTATAGAGTAGTTGGAGGAATTCAAACTGACAGTACAAAAGAAGGACAAAGATTCTGGGTTGGTGGAGGAAACACTTTAAGAGGATATGATGGTGGATTCTTCAAAGGTACAGAAAAACTTATAGGTACAATAGAAAACAGAACTCAGTTTAATGATATTTTAGGATTTGTAGTGTTCTTTGATGCAGGTAGAGCATGGAACTACAAAGGAAGAGATTTAACTTATGATCATGATGCAGATTTCTACAAGAAAATAGGAACTACTGCAGGTGTGGGATTAAGACTTAATACACCAATTGGTCCATTAAGATTTGACTTTGGATGGCCAGTAGGAAATAAAATGTCAGATGATGGAATGCAGTTCTACTTCAATATGGGACAATCATTCTAAGATTATATACAAGAAATACTAGGAGGTTACATTAAATGAAAAAAGTAATGATTACAGCAGTGGCTTTATTAGCTTCAGTTTCAGTATTTGCTGAAAAAATTGGGTATGTAAATTCTCAAGAAGCATTTATGAAATATTCAAAAACAAAAATTGTTCAGGAAAATTTATCTAAGGAAAGAGATAGATTAGAAAATCAAATTAAACAAAAAGAGGTTGTTCTTCAAAAAAGTCAATTAGAACTTCAATCAAAAGGAAATAAATTAACAGATAAAGAAAAACAAGATTTCCAAAAACAAGTTGAAGAATTCCAAAAATTCGTTAGAGATTCTCAAACTAAATTAAGTAAAGAAGAATACACAAGAATGCAGGAAATTGACAACACAATGACTAAAGCTATAGAGTCAGTTGCAAAATCTGGAAAATACGATTACATATTTGAAGATGGAGCAATAAAATATGGTGGAACAAATATAACACAACAAGTAATAACTGAAATGGAAAAAACTAAGTAGAATAAGGATAAATTTAGGAGGTAATTATGCAGTATAAAATAAAGGATCTGATTACTCTCCTAGGCTGTGAAGTAAAGGGAGATTTAAGTCTGGAATACATTTCTGGGCTTGCTCCCTTTTTTCAAGCTAAGGAGGATAGTTTAACATTTGCATCAGATGAAAAATTCTTAAAAAATCTTAATGAAACAAAAGCTAAAGTAATATTAGTACCTGATTTAAAGGTATTTCCAAATATTGGAAAGATGTTTTTAGTAGTTAAAGAAAACCCAAGAACATTGATGCCAAAATTATTAGGATTCTTTAAAAAGAAAGTAAGATCATTTGAAAAACAGATTGAAGATTCAGCAAGTATTGGAAAAAATGTAAATATTGCACCGGGAGTATATATAGGACATGATGCTGTAATAGGTGACAATGTTACTTTATACCCAAATGTAACAATATGTGAAGGTGTTGAAATAGGAGAGGGAACTGTAATATATCCAAATGTTACAGTAAGAGAGTTTTGTAAAGTTGGCAAAAATTGTGTGATTCAACCAGGAGCTGTAATTGGATCTGATGGATTTGGATTTGTAAAAGTAAATGGTAAGAATACAAAAATAGATCAGATTGGAAATGTTGTTGTAGAGGATAATGTTGAAATAGGTGCTAATACTACTGTTGATAGAGGAGCAATTGGGGATACAGTGATTAAAAGTTACACAAAAATTGATAACCTTGTTCAAATTGCTCATAATGATATTATTGGAGAAAACTGCTTAATTATTTCTCAAGTTGGAATTGCTGGAAGTGTAGAAGTTGGAAATAACACTACAATAGCAGGACAAACTGGTGTAGCAGGACATTTAAAAATAGGTAACAACGTCATAATAGGGGCAAAATCTGGAGTCAGCGGAGAGGTAAAAGATAACCAGATTTTATCAGGATATCCACTAATGGACCATAGAGAAGATTTAAAAGTTAGAGTTTCGATGAAAAGAATACCAGAACTGGTAAAAAAAGTAAGAGAATTAGAGAAAAAATTAAAAGATAAATAAAAAGTTATTTGAAATTTCAGTTAAAAGTGGTAAAATATAGGAGATAAATACAAGAAAAGATGAGGTAACGATGAAAAAAAGAGTTTATTTTGACAAATGTGGAGAAATGAAGTTTATATCCCATCTAGATTTGTTAAGATTTTTTGAAAGACTTTTCAACAAATCGGAAATCCCTGTAAAATATAGCGAAGGTTACCACCCAAGACCTAAAATGTCCTTTGGGAACCCAATATCCTTAGGAACTGAGGCATATAATGAGGTTATGGACTTTGAAACAGATGCAGAGATTTCCAATGAAGAGGTTTTAAAGAGACTTAATGAAAATGCTGTGCTGGGTTTTAAAGTGCATAAAGTAGAGGAAGTACCTAGAAAGTCCTCCATAATGGAAGAATTTAAAAATGTAATTTATGAAATTGATGGAGAGAAAAGTGATATAGATAAAATTGTAGAAGTATTAAATAGAGACGAGATTATTGAGATAAAGGAAAAAAGAGGTAAAACTGTAAAAAGAGACCTTAAAGCTCGTTTGATTAATTTCTACAGAAATGGCAATACACTGTCCTTGGAGATTGAGAATATGTCTCCAAACTGCTATTTGGATTTAGCAGGAGTGGAACAGCAGGATGTCACTATAAAAAGACTAGGATATAATAAATAAAATAATTAATAGTATTTGGAGGAGAAGAGTATGTTAGATTTAAAATTCATACGTGAAAACAGAGAAAAAGTCCAAGAGATGTTGAAAAATAGACACAACGACCTTAATCTTGATGAGTTTTTTCAATTGGATGATCAAAGAAGAGAAATTTTAGGAGAAGTAGAACTTTTAAAACAAAGAAGAAATACTGAATCTGCTGAAATTGCTAAACTTAAAAAAGAGAAAAAAGATGCAAGCAAACTAATTGAAGAGATGGGAAAAGTTTCTTCAGATATTAAAGAATTAGATGCAAAACTTGCAGCAGTTGAAGAAAAATTGGGGTATATCCAAATGACAATTCCTAATATGTATCAAGAAGGAACTCCAGTAGGAGCAGATGATAATGATAACGTTGAAATCAGAAGATGGGGAACACCTAGAAAATTTGATTTCGAACCTAAAGCTCACTGGGATTTAGGAGAAGAATTAGGAATTCTTGACTTTGAAAGAGGTACTAAATTAGGAGGATCTAGATTCGTTCTATATAGAGGAATGGGTGCAAGACTTGAAAGAGCTTTAATCAACTTCATGCTTGACATGCACACATTAGAACATGGATATACTGAACATATCACTCCATTTATCGTAAAAAGAGAGATATGTGAAGGAACAGGTCAGTTACCTAAATTTGAAGATGATATGTATAGAACAACTGATGATATGTTCTTAATTTCTACTTCAGAAATTACAATGACAAATATCCACAGAAAAGAGATATTAGACGAAAAAGATTTACCAAAATATTATACAGCTTATTCACCTTGTTTCAGAAGAGAAGCTGGATCATATGGTAAAGACGTTAAAGGTATCATAAGACTTCACCAATTTAACAAAGTTGAAATGGTAAAAATAACTAACCAAGAAAGTTCATATGATGAATTAGAAAAAATGGTAAGCAATGCTGAAGATGTATTAAAAAGACTTGAAATCCCTTATAGAGTTATCCAATTATGTACTGGAGATATAGGATTTGGAGCAGCAAAAACTTATGACATTGAAGTATGGGTACCATCTCAAAATAAATATAGAGAAATTTCTTCTTGCTCAAACTGTGAAGCATTCCAGGCTAGAAGAATGGGACTTAAATATAGACCAAATGGAAGTTCTAAGAGTGAATACTGCCATACATTAAATGGTTCAGGATTAGCTGTAGGAAGAACTCTAGTTGCAGTAATGGAAAACTATCAACAAGAAGATGGATCTTTCTTAA
This window of the Fusobacterium sp. DD2 genome carries:
- a CDS encoding outer membrane protein assembly factor: MRKQLIVLLVFLLGIFSFADVTNYDIKKIEIVNNREVPYEVVLGAMKSKQGEKYVTENMISDYKAIKDLKSVDDVAIYPSPFDGGIKLVVDVTENPNAKKILEGEGIIPLSEREKVDTTLVVSDVEVIGNTHLSDSVIRTLIPVKAGEYFSKNKIIEGHKNLIESGFFRDVMPDVIKTRDGVKVVYNVLENPVINGINIIGNTVYSTSDLLKIIQTQPGKVFNINTIREDRDRIMKKYQDDGYVLAEVTDIGLNPNLELEIYLSEGVIRNIQLKKMVTKQKGARRKATDDVLKTKPYVIERELEIHDNQIFNSRNYDATVANLMRLGHFKNVKYEVRDIPGDPDGRDIILLLDEERTAMLQGAISYGSEIGLMGTLSVKDTNWQGKGQELGVTFEKSNKDYTSFSIDFYDPWIKDTDRISWGWSLYKNSYEDSDSAVFNKMDTYGGRLSIGKGLNKYVRLGLGTKLEYVKEKSDMSYFFDARDGQTYWRGYNNAKAEGLNDKYYIWSIFPSITYDSRNHYWNPTAGIFAKLQLEGGYASGYKADTFGNVTAEFRTYHRGLFKKNIFAYRVVGGIQTDSTKEGQRFWVGGGNTLRGYDGGFFKGTEKLIGTIENRTQFNDILGFVVFFDAGRAWNYKGRDLTYDHDADFYKKIGTTAGVGLRLNTPIGPLRFDFGWPVGNKMSDDGMQFYFNMGQSF
- a CDS encoding OmpH family outer membrane protein is translated as MKKVMITAVALLASVSVFAEKIGYVNSQEAFMKYSKTKIVQENLSKERDRLENQIKQKEVVLQKSQLELQSKGNKLTDKEKQDFQKQVEEFQKFVRDSQTKLSKEEYTRMQEIDNTMTKAIESVAKSGKYDYIFEDGAIKYGGTNITQQVITEMEKTK
- the lpxD gene encoding UDP-3-O-(3-hydroxymyristoyl)glucosamine N-acyltransferase, producing MQYKIKDLITLLGCEVKGDLSLEYISGLAPFFQAKEDSLTFASDEKFLKNLNETKAKVILVPDLKVFPNIGKMFLVVKENPRTLMPKLLGFFKKKVRSFEKQIEDSASIGKNVNIAPGVYIGHDAVIGDNVTLYPNVTICEGVEIGEGTVIYPNVTVREFCKVGKNCVIQPGAVIGSDGFGFVKVNGKNTKIDQIGNVVVEDNVEIGANTTVDRGAIGDTVIKSYTKIDNLVQIAHNDIIGENCLIISQVGIAGSVEVGNNTTIAGQTGVAGHLKIGNNVIIGAKSGVSGEVKDNQILSGYPLMDHREDLKVRVSMKRIPELVKKVRELEKKLKDK
- a CDS encoding TIGR03936 family radical SAM-associated protein; this encodes MKKRVYFDKCGEMKFISHLDLLRFFERLFNKSEIPVKYSEGYHPRPKMSFGNPISLGTEAYNEVMDFETDAEISNEEVLKRLNENAVLGFKVHKVEEVPRKSSIMEEFKNVIYEIDGEKSDIDKIVEVLNRDEIIEIKEKRGKTVKRDLKARLINFYRNGNTLSLEIENMSPNCYLDLAGVEQQDVTIKRLGYNK
- the serS gene encoding serine--tRNA ligase is translated as MLDLKFIRENREKVQEMLKNRHNDLNLDEFFQLDDQRREILGEVELLKQRRNTESAEIAKLKKEKKDASKLIEEMGKVSSDIKELDAKLAAVEEKLGYIQMTIPNMYQEGTPVGADDNDNVEIRRWGTPRKFDFEPKAHWDLGEELGILDFERGTKLGGSRFVLYRGMGARLERALINFMLDMHTLEHGYTEHITPFIVKREICEGTGQLPKFEDDMYRTTDDMFLISTSEITMTNIHRKEILDEKDLPKYYTAYSPCFRREAGSYGKDVKGIIRLHQFNKVEMVKITNQESSYDELEKMVSNAEDVLKRLEIPYRVIQLCTGDIGFGAAKTYDIEVWVPSQNKYREISSCSNCEAFQARRMGLKYRPNGSSKSEYCHTLNGSGLAVGRTLVAVMENYQQEDGSFLIPKALVPYMGGVEVVKK